The following proteins are encoded in a genomic region of Myxosarcina sp. GI1:
- a CDS encoding cell wall metabolism sensor histidine kinase WalK codes for MFRKIRYRLFLSNLLVLGLVLLGSAFAVRLVFISNLKQQANERLMAIALNTAGSAEMDEGEFEWEMEFSPQLLEEAQQAFQWFDPKGELLEQQGSTRYISTLPLAAEPTVRSQIDEKGLEVITLPIFDKNNRQLIGYLRATQSLEEIDETIAKLDVGLAVGAIVAIVLSSLGSGWLNSQAMQPIEESFNRLKQFTADASHELRSPLMAISTNAEVALTYPEGIRPGDEEKFQAIAMATEQMSQLTEDLLLLACTDRVSSFEFERINLTTLLTDLIKLYKPQAQTKQIELKAEIAIGLWLNGDEAKLIRAFTNLIQNAIQYTPVGGEVEVSSKRLGRELLVTIEDTGIGIDSKHLDRIFDRLWRADRSRSYYEGGSGLGLAITKAIVERHKGTITVTSQPNVGSCFDVRLPTATESKRL; via the coding sequence ATGTTCCGAAAGATTCGCTACCGTCTATTTCTATCCAACTTACTGGTTTTAGGTTTAGTTTTGCTGGGATCGGCTTTTGCGGTACGGCTAGTTTTTATTAGTAACCTAAAACAGCAAGCAAATGAACGACTGATGGCGATCGCTCTTAATACGGCAGGTAGTGCAGAGATGGATGAGGGAGAGTTTGAGTGGGAGATGGAGTTTTCCCCACAATTATTAGAAGAAGCTCAACAAGCTTTTCAGTGGTTCGATCCCAAAGGAGAACTATTAGAACAGCAAGGCAGCACTCGCTATATTTCTACTCTACCTTTAGCAGCAGAACCAACCGTTCGTAGTCAAATAGATGAAAAAGGGCTTGAAGTTATAACCTTGCCAATTTTTGATAAGAATAATCGGCAGCTAATCGGTTATCTTCGTGCCACTCAATCTTTAGAAGAAATAGATGAAACGATCGCCAAGCTGGATGTGGGGTTAGCTGTAGGTGCAATCGTAGCTATAGTTCTCAGTAGCTTGGGTAGTGGTTGGCTTAACAGTCAAGCAATGCAGCCCATTGAGGAAAGTTTCAATCGCCTCAAACAGTTTACTGCCGATGCCTCTCACGAACTGCGAAGTCCCCTGATGGCAATTAGCACCAATGCGGAAGTAGCTTTGACCTATCCTGAAGGAATCCGCCCTGGGGATGAGGAGAAATTTCAGGCGATCGCCATGGCAACAGAGCAAATGTCGCAACTAACAGAAGATTTATTGCTTTTAGCCTGCACCGATCGAGTTTCCAGTTTTGAATTTGAAAGAATTAATCTCACGACTCTACTAACAGACTTGATTAAACTATACAAACCCCAGGCACAAACTAAACAGATCGAACTCAAAGCTGAGATTGCAATTGGCTTATGGTTGAACGGAGATGAAGCAAAATTGATAAGAGCCTTTACCAATTTGATTCAAAACGCGATTCAATATACTCCTGTTGGGGGAGAAGTAGAGGTAAGTAGCAAGCGTCTCGGTCGAGAACTTTTAGTGACAATCGAAGATACGGGGATTGGCATCGATAGCAAACATCTCGACCGAATATTCGATCGCCTTTGGCGTGCCGATCGCTCTCGCTCATATTACGAAGGCGGTTCGGGATTGGGATTAGCAATTACCAAGGCGATCGTCGAAAGACACAAAGGTACAATTACCGTTACCAGTCAACCAAATGTTGGTAGCTGTTTTGACGTGCGCTTGCCAACAGCTACAGAATCTAAACGCTTGTAG
- a CDS encoding membrane protein codes for MKMLNRVPEVTLYFWIIKIMATTVGETAADFLAFTLNFGLAATSYIIGGLLLIVLFNQFRLKRYVPVSYWAVVVLVSIVGTLITDRLVDEMGVSLVSITIIFTIGLLAVFACWYGSEGTLAMHSIKTTKRELFYWAAILLTFALGTAAGDLLAERLNLGYGVSALLFGTVIVIITIGYYRFGMDAVLTFWLAYILTRPLGASMGDLLSQPVKNGGLGFGTVGTTIVFTTTIAILIAYLSLKQKKRA; via the coding sequence ATGAAGATGTTGAATAGAGTTCCAGAAGTGACCCTTTATTTCTGGATTATTAAGATTATGGCAACTACCGTTGGTGAAACCGCAGCTGATTTTTTGGCATTTACCCTCAATTTTGGTTTGGCGGCTACATCCTATATTATAGGTGGGTTGTTGCTAATTGTCCTTTTCAACCAGTTTAGGCTCAAACGATATGTTCCCGTAAGTTACTGGGCTGTGGTGGTTTTAGTCAGTATTGTTGGCACCTTAATTACCGATCGCTTGGTAGATGAGATGGGAGTTAGTTTAGTCTCGATTACCATAATCTTTACTATTGGCTTATTGGCAGTTTTTGCCTGTTGGTACGGAAGCGAAGGTACGTTGGCAATGCACTCGATTAAAACAACCAAAAGAGAACTGTTTTATTGGGCAGCTATTCTACTGACGTTTGCCTTGGGTACGGCAGCAGGAGACTTACTTGCAGAGAGATTAAATCTGGGTTACGGAGTGTCGGCACTGCTATTTGGCACGGTAATTGTGATTATAACGATTGGCTATTATCGCTTTGGCATGGATGCAGTCCTAACCTTTTGGCTGGCGTATATTTTAACTCGTCCACTAGGAGCATCTATGGGGGATTTACTCTCGCAACCTGTTAAAAATGGTGGGCTGGGTTTTGGGACGGTAGGAACTACGATTGTCTTTACTACTACGATCGCCATCTTAATTGCCTACTTAAGCCTTAAGCAAAAGAAAAGAGCTTAA
- a CDS encoding membrane protein, with product MNKNIDRGRNKVAKVTIFFWLMKIIATTLGETAGDFISMSLGLGYYVGFAITFAILAILLLFQINADRYRPALYWLAIIATTTAGTEVSDLMDRSLGLGYAIGSLVLVACLLGVLTIWYYRDRDLSVYPIIRKDAETTYWLAIVFSNSLGTAFGDFLTDNMGLSYIQGALLTAGVIGVVIALHYLTELNDILLFWLAFIFTRPFGATFGDFLTKPLEKGGLSLSRGLSSAIAFFLLMVILYFSERNERKNRKKLRH from the coding sequence ATGAATAAGAACATAGATCGAGGTAGGAACAAAGTAGCCAAAGTCACTATTTTCTTTTGGCTCATGAAAATCATTGCCACCACTCTTGGGGAAACGGCAGGTGATTTTATCTCAATGTCACTGGGACTAGGTTATTATGTGGGGTTTGCTATAACCTTTGCCATATTAGCTATTCTGCTGTTATTTCAAATTAACGCAGACCGATATCGCCCAGCCCTTTATTGGTTAGCCATTATCGCTACAACTACCGCAGGAACAGAAGTTTCAGACTTGATGGATCGCTCTTTGGGACTAGGCTATGCAATAGGTTCTCTAGTTTTAGTAGCTTGTCTTCTAGGAGTTTTAACCATTTGGTACTATCGCGACCGCGACTTGAGCGTTTATCCAATAATTAGGAAAGACGCTGAGACTACTTATTGGCTAGCGATCGTTTTTTCCAACAGTTTGGGTACGGCTTTTGGTGACTTTCTAACAGATAATATGGGTCTTAGCTACATACAAGGAGCATTATTAACGGCTGGTGTAATTGGTGTTGTCATCGCTCTGCACTATTTAACCGAGCTGAACGATATTCTCTTATTTTGGCTAGCATTCATATTTACCAGACCTTTTGGAGCAACTTTTGGCGATTTTCTTACTAAGCCCCTTGAAAAAGGTGGTCTATCTCTGTCAAGAGGATTATCTTCGGCGATCGCTTTTTTTTTATTGATGGTTATCCTCTACTTTTCAGAGAGAAATGAAAGAAAAAACCGAAAAAAATTGCGTCACTAA
- a CDS encoding PepSY domain-containing protein — MNNSIKTLLAILLLGTLGAGGIAAVAQANSSVRARRVFIAQKVEDETEINEERETEAAHLQPLAKITPDQAKESALQVQDGKVTELELEAENGSLVYEVTIDKTEVFVDAGNGNILYTQGVNEKVDEATEQARPRSSIQVPNDENYQ; from the coding sequence ATGAATAATTCAATTAAAACTTTATTAGCCATTCTACTATTGGGAACTTTAGGTGCTGGAGGTATAGCCGCTGTCGCTCAAGCTAATTCAAGCGTTCGCGCACGTCGAGTTTTTATCGCCCAGAAAGTTGAAGATGAAACCGAAATAAATGAAGAACGAGAAACCGAAGCAGCCCACTTACAGCCCTTGGCTAAAATTACTCCAGACCAGGCAAAAGAGTCTGCTTTGCAAGTTCAGGATGGAAAAGTTACCGAACTGGAACTAGAAGCTGAAAATGGCAGCTTAGTCTATGAAGTTACCATTGATAAAACTGAGGTATTTGTGGATGCTGGCAATGGCAATATTCTCTACACTCAAGGGGTCAACGAAAAAGTAGATGAGGCTACCGAACAAGCTAGACCTCGTAGCAGCATTCAAGTTCCCAATGATGAGAATTACCAATAA
- the rppB gene encoding two-component system sensor histidine kinase RppB, translating to MKHNQLFARSRWRLASWYGAILSIVLFICALGFYEAVAHAHRITINQELESVAGTLHDSLLPVLEQPGQIEPEVKELLPNTCLVETGCYNPDRFQSLRLGVIGQDKYYLRLFDLSENLVAVAGMQPELPKVSNQQEWETPIDSQGTRYRQISFLLHTQNGKNWGYLQVGRSLQDFDTYVANVKWVLLLGVPLVVLLVAGASWWLSGLAIRPICQSYQQMQQFTADAAHELRTPLAAIQATAQSDLMLPNLSENKAKDTLKSIVRQNKRLSHLVADLLILCRIDGEINNNTSNKKREKIALANLVIEVEEDLAALAMASEIELSSQIKVSQPVEVIGDRQQLYRLITNLVTNAIQYTPAGEKVTLSMIEEHNEVVINVRDTGIGIAKGDQKRIFDRFYRVDKARSRSKGGSGLGLAIAKAISIAHNGSLEVQSEIGKGSNFILRLPKFS from the coding sequence GTGAAGCATAATCAACTCTTTGCGCGATCGCGCTGGCGACTGGCTAGCTGGTATGGAGCAATCCTAAGTATAGTCTTATTTATATGTGCTTTAGGATTTTATGAAGCAGTCGCCCACGCCCATCGCATTACCATCAACCAAGAATTAGAATCGGTAGCAGGAACTCTTCACGATAGTCTGCTACCCGTTCTCGAACAGCCAGGGCAAATAGAACCTGAAGTAAAAGAGCTACTACCCAATACCTGCCTTGTCGAAACAGGCTGTTATAATCCAGATCGCTTTCAATCGTTGCGATTGGGGGTAATTGGGCAAGATAAATATTATTTGCGCCTCTTCGATCTAAGTGAAAATTTGGTGGCAGTGGCAGGGATGCAGCCCGAATTACCTAAAGTGTCTAATCAACAGGAGTGGGAAACTCCGATCGATTCTCAAGGAACTCGCTATCGGCAAATTTCTTTTCTCTTACACACTCAAAATGGTAAAAACTGGGGTTATCTTCAAGTCGGTAGAAGTCTCCAGGATTTTGATACCTATGTTGCTAATGTCAAATGGGTATTGTTATTAGGAGTACCTTTAGTGGTGTTACTGGTAGCAGGTGCTAGCTGGTGGTTGTCGGGATTAGCCATACGCCCTATTTGCCAGTCCTATCAGCAGATGCAGCAGTTTACCGCCGATGCTGCCCACGAACTCAGAACCCCTCTAGCAGCCATTCAAGCAACGGCTCAGTCGGATCTGATGTTGCCTAATTTATCTGAAAATAAAGCCAAGGATACTCTAAAAAGTATCGTCAGACAGAACAAGCGGTTATCTCATTTAGTGGCAGATCTATTAATCCTGTGTCGTATCGATGGTGAAATAAATAACAATACTTCTAATAAAAAGAGAGAAAAAATTGCTCTGGCAAACTTGGTTATAGAAGTGGAAGAAGATTTAGCAGCTTTGGCAATGGCTTCGGAGATCGAGCTTAGTTCCCAGATAAAAGTATCTCAGCCTGTAGAAGTAATTGGCGATCGCCAACAGCTATATCGTTTGATTACTAATCTGGTAACAAACGCGATTCAATACACCCCAGCAGGGGAAAAAGTAACATTAAGTATGATAGAAGAACACAATGAAGTGGTAATTAATGTCCGAGATACAGGCATTGGCATTGCTAAAGGCGACCAAAAGCGTATCTTTGACCGTTTTTATCGCGTAGATAAGGCTCGTTCTAGAAGTAAGGGTGGCTCTGGGTTAGGGTTAGCTATTGCCAAAGCGATCTCCATAGCCCACAATGGCAGTCTGGAAGTGCAGAGTGAGATTGGGAAAGGAAGTAATTTCATATTGAGATTGCCCAAATTTAGTTAA
- the rppA gene encoding two-component system response regulator RppA, whose protein sequence is MRILLVEDEPDLGAAIKQSLNHNNHVVDWAVDGHDAWDYFKLKEYELGIFDWLLPGISGLELIKRIRQQQKPLPILMLTAKDNMEDKIAGLDAGADDYLVKPFDMPELLARLRALQRRTPQLQPRRLRVGDLSLDYNTNTFWILGAAKEKQILLTKKEFQLLEYFMQHPNQIVTSDRLLDRLWEFGAEPPSNVVAAQISLLRRKLSKYGCDNMLETVYGLGYRFQHQT, encoded by the coding sequence GTGAGAATATTACTAGTTGAAGATGAACCAGATTTAGGGGCTGCGATTAAGCAGAGTTTAAACCACAACAATCATGTTGTAGATTGGGCTGTAGATGGGCATGATGCTTGGGATTACTTTAAATTAAAAGAATACGAGCTAGGAATTTTTGATTGGCTATTACCTGGAATATCGGGACTAGAGTTGATTAAGCGAATTAGGCAACAACAAAAACCTCTACCCATATTAATGCTGACTGCAAAAGACAATATGGAGGATAAAATAGCTGGCTTAGATGCAGGGGCAGATGATTATCTAGTTAAACCTTTTGATATGCCCGAACTACTAGCACGACTGAGAGCTTTACAAAGAAGAACTCCCCAGTTACAGCCCCGACGATTACGAGTAGGCGATCTTAGTTTGGACTACAATACTAATACCTTTTGGATTCTTGGAGCAGCAAAAGAAAAGCAAATCTTGCTAACCAAAAAGGAATTTCAGCTATTAGAGTATTTTATGCAGCACCCCAACCAAATCGTTACTAGCGATCGACTTCTAGATCGACTATGGGAATTTGGTGCCGAACCTCCTAGTAATGTAGTAGCCGCGCAGATTAGCTTACTACGACGCAAACTTAGTAAGTATGGTTGCGATAATATGTTGGAAACTGTTTATGGTTTGGGATATCGCTTTCAGCACCAAACATAA
- a CDS encoding APC family permease: MKNEYKSGSLSLLGAIAMGTGVMIGAGIFALTGQVAELAGALFPLAFLAAAIISGFSAYSYIKMSNAYPSAGGIAMYLKKAYGRSTMTGVCALLMAFSMIINESLVGRTFGTYTLQLFNVGENNYWVPILAVGLIAVAFLINISGNKVIGSLSQVTAFLKIGGIIVFAAVTLWAAGFLFKPDFGAGSSEAIPGSGFMAGVAIAILAYKGFTTITNSGGEVKNPEKNVGRAIIASLAICVVVYLLVAFAVASSLPLARIVEAKNFALAQAAKPALGQYGVWFTVAIAIIATASGIIASVFAVSRMLAMLSEMEIIPHRHFGMPGDIQKHTLVYTVVLAAALAAFFDLTRIASLGAIFYLLVDIAIHWGVFRNQKNDINANGAIVMTALVLDIIVLGAITILKGSSDPMLLVIAAIGLLLTFLGERFFLKNHQMDRE, from the coding sequence ATGAAAAACGAATATAAATCGGGAAGCCTTTCTTTGCTCGGTGCTATTGCTATGGGAACTGGAGTTATGATTGGCGCGGGCATCTTTGCTCTGACTGGACAGGTAGCAGAACTCGCAGGTGCCTTATTTCCCTTAGCTTTTTTAGCTGCTGCAATTATTAGCGGGTTTAGTGCCTATTCCTACATTAAAATGTCCAACGCTTACCCATCGGCAGGGGGCATTGCCATGTATCTGAAAAAAGCTTATGGTCGTAGCACTATGACTGGAGTTTGCGCTTTGTTGATGGCTTTTTCCATGATTATCAATGAGAGTCTGGTAGGGCGCACTTTTGGTACTTATACGCTACAGCTTTTTAACGTCGGAGAAAATAACTATTGGGTGCCAATCTTGGCAGTAGGTTTGATTGCAGTAGCCTTTCTGATTAATATTTCAGGCAACAAAGTAATTGGTTCACTTTCTCAAGTTACTGCATTTTTGAAAATTGGCGGAATTATTGTTTTTGCTGCCGTAACTTTGTGGGCTGCTGGATTTTTGTTCAAACCCGATTTCGGGGCTGGTTCTAGTGAAGCAATTCCAGGTAGTGGTTTCATGGCAGGCGTAGCGATCGCTATTTTGGCTTATAAGGGATTTACAACTATTACTAATAGTGGCGGTGAAGTGAAAAACCCCGAAAAAAATGTGGGTCGAGCCATTATTGCTTCATTAGCAATCTGTGTAGTAGTCTACTTGCTAGTAGCTTTCGCCGTAGCTTCTAGTTTGCCTTTAGCTCGAATTGTTGAAGCCAAAAACTTCGCCTTGGCACAGGCGGCAAAACCCGCATTGGGTCAGTATGGTGTCTGGTTTACAGTAGCAATCGCTATAATTGCCACCGCTTCAGGTATTATTGCTAGTGTCTTTGCCGTGTCGCGAATGTTGGCGATGTTAAGCGAGATGGAAATTATTCCCCATCGCCATTTTGGGATGCCTGGGGATATCCAAAAACATACTTTAGTTTACACTGTTGTTTTGGCAGCAGCTTTGGCTGCGTTTTTCGATCTTACGCGAATTGCTTCTTTAGGAGCTATTTTCTACTTGTTGGTCGATATAGCTATACATTGGGGTGTTTTTCGCAATCAAAAGAACGATATTAATGCTAATGGCGCGATCGTTATGACCGCTCTGGTTCTCGATATTATTGTTCTTGGTGCAATAACGATTTTAAAAGGAAGTTCCGATCCTATGCTGCTGGTAATTGCAGCTATAGGTTTGCTACTGACATTTCTAGGCGAGCGATTTTTCCTTAAAAATCATCAGATGGATCGGGAATAA
- a CDS encoding helix-turn-helix transcriptional regulator, whose product MFTSIYDWKNGLTTPSPLFLLPSMALQVSAGSGTSPHSHTAAQVIVALSGKLQVRMSPKASYSAYDAVIIPPNVNHHIISSGSMEIMIWFDPATVAARAIRLLSSSELIPLFRSDDVPISQLVLSSHLKTCDDAIKLSQTITQAILPEYKTVKPIDERIESTLSAFQDSALLGQPHPLEYLARAVNLSEGRLRHLFRQELGVTIQQYWIGHRLLVAIRRFNGCESLTKIAHEAGFADLAHFSHAFRASFGITPSLAAKDSRSVQVIFCEG is encoded by the coding sequence ATGTTTACCTCAATCTACGACTGGAAAAACGGGCTTACTACGCCCTCACCTCTTTTTCTACTACCTTCAATGGCTCTACAAGTTAGTGCAGGTAGTGGAACATCTCCCCACAGTCATACAGCAGCACAGGTCATTGTGGCATTATCTGGGAAACTACAGGTAAGAATGTCGCCTAAAGCATCTTATTCTGCTTACGATGCCGTAATAATTCCACCTAATGTCAATCACCATATTATTAGTTCGGGTTCTATGGAAATAATGATTTGGTTCGATCCTGCTACAGTAGCAGCAAGAGCCATTCGCTTACTTTCATCGTCCGAATTAATACCGTTATTTAGAAGCGATGATGTTCCCATATCTCAGCTAGTATTAAGTTCTCATTTGAAGACTTGTGATGATGCTATTAAATTGTCGCAAACAATTACTCAGGCTATCTTACCAGAATACAAGACTGTTAAACCGATTGATGAACGTATAGAATCAACTCTCAGCGCATTTCAGGATTCAGCTTTACTCGGTCAACCACATCCACTTGAATATTTAGCACGAGCGGTTAATTTATCGGAAGGACGATTGCGCCATCTGTTTCGTCAAGAACTAGGCGTAACTATACAACAGTATTGGATCGGTCATCGTTTACTGGTAGCAATACGACGTTTTAATGGTTGTGAATCTTTAACTAAAATTGCCCACGAAGCTGGTTTTGCGGATCTAGCTCATTTTTCCCATGCTTTTCGCGCCTCTTTTGGCATAACTCCATCTTTAGCAGCAAAAGATAGCCGTTCCGTACAAGTAATTTTTTGTGAAGGCTGA
- a CDS encoding anthrone oxygenase family protein yields the protein MKTSENIVNHRKRKTKFLLKPAQFIALLLMGIELGVSYSHLMQLPGKLRLSATTFIAVQTVLIQYKIGVGIAEVGSFLAMLIILWLVRTKILTFRLTLGALLMLIAAFLVWGIFIEPINAVVDTWTADSFPNDWTSYRDRWHLFHLVRLVLLTIGMSSLVSSVLVKEG from the coding sequence ATGAAGACTTCGGAGAATATAGTTAATCATCGAAAGCGCAAAACCAAATTTTTATTAAAACCCGCACAGTTTATTGCTTTGCTGCTGATGGGGATAGAACTAGGCGTTTCTTATTCCCATTTAATGCAATTGCCTGGAAAATTACGGCTATCAGCAACAACTTTTATAGCAGTACAGACTGTATTAATTCAATACAAAATTGGCGTAGGAATAGCAGAAGTTGGTTCATTCCTAGCCATGCTAATTATTCTGTGGCTAGTTCGGACTAAAATTCTAACATTTCGTTTGACCTTGGGTGCTTTGTTAATGCTGATTGCTGCATTTTTGGTTTGGGGAATTTTTATCGAACCAATTAATGCTGTTGTCGATACCTGGACGGCTGATTCTTTTCCCAATGACTGGACTTCATATCGCGATCGCTGGCATTTATTTCATCTGGTTAGATTAGTGCTACTTACAATAGGTATGAGTAGTTTAGTAAGTTCTGTTCTAGTTAAAGAAGGGTAA
- a CDS encoding efflux RND transporter periplasmic adaptor subunit — translation MTANPTKTQGEMSDDNENHHDFLDSDSVTEETTSHSVSKTEEKGKSNREDLPANSFRPGKALLGLGIFAFLAGGILIVTNQLKPSGSMAGMEGMDHGSMSHDEMMAVDGSFNPNPVRVETVKPQVLEASVSYTGSIKPYQEIMVYPRVAGQLTNYSVYPGDRVTDGEPLATLDASELNTEVAEAAAEVKTMETALKMSEIEVDEQKSAIEQIEADLDYLNLKQDRFARLVRDGVISQDEFDVVDSEVKSKEANLRQARVKLARMEAQVVNNRAKIDQAKAKVDTANVMQGYTTITSPTSGIVQERIVDPGVVVQPSMGIVKIGDYSRVRLQANVAQQDAVNIRQGATVIARVPGSNVLPLKGKITSIFPQTNSQTRTVTVEALIDNPDGQLLSGQFLEMKIITARKPNAITVPQAAVVEFQDRSSVWVVDGDTVTAQPVTLGMSTGDRVEITSGLESGQAVVTSGQNRLVENAPVAVINQSEQSVAANKASTQDIQIQLVSPDNNEVAMGDAQLVIEVKDGRGQPVDVKDIEMSASMPMKNMAPMSAPVEVQPDDKPGRFKADTYLSMKGDWTITAQVKDPKNQAKQEFTLDVQ, via the coding sequence ATGACGGCAAATCCGACTAAAACTCAGGGGGAAATGTCAGATGATAACGAGAACCATCATGATTTTCTAGATTCTGACAGCGTTACTGAAGAAACTACCTCTCATTCAGTTTCTAAAACAGAAGAAAAAGGTAAATCCAATCGAGAAGATTTACCTGCAAATTCTTTTAGACCTGGTAAAGCCCTATTGGGTTTGGGAATTTTCGCTTTCCTAGCTGGAGGAATTTTAATAGTAACTAACCAACTAAAACCTTCTGGTTCGATGGCTGGAATGGAAGGAATGGATCATGGCAGTATGTCTCACGACGAGATGATGGCTGTAGATGGTTCGTTTAACCCAAATCCCGTCCGAGTAGAAACAGTTAAACCCCAAGTCTTAGAAGCCAGCGTTAGCTATACAGGTTCGATTAAACCTTACCAAGAAATTATGGTATATCCTCGCGTAGCGGGACAACTGACCAACTACTCGGTATATCCAGGCGATCGCGTTACTGACGGAGAACCATTGGCTACTTTGGATGCTTCGGAGTTGAATACCGAAGTCGCCGAGGCTGCGGCAGAAGTAAAGACGATGGAAACTGCTTTGAAGATGAGCGAGATTGAGGTAGACGAACAAAAAAGCGCGATCGAACAGATTGAAGCCGATCTGGACTATCTAAACTTGAAACAAGACCGCTTTGCTCGGCTAGTCAGAGATGGAGTGATTTCCCAAGATGAGTTTGATGTTGTCGATAGCGAAGTCAAAAGTAAAGAGGCTAATCTCAGACAGGCACGAGTTAAATTAGCGCGAATGGAAGCCCAAGTAGTAAACAACCGCGCCAAGATCGACCAAGCAAAAGCAAAAGTAGATACGGCTAACGTAATGCAGGGCTACACTACCATCACTTCTCCCACTTCGGGCATCGTGCAGGAACGGATTGTCGATCCTGGGGTAGTAGTTCAACCCAGTATGGGCATCGTCAAAATTGGCGATTATAGTCGGGTACGTCTTCAAGCAAACGTCGCTCAACAAGATGCTGTCAATATTCGTCAAGGTGCTACGGTTATCGCTAGAGTACCTGGAAGCAACGTTCTACCTTTAAAAGGCAAAATCACCAGTATTTTTCCCCAAACTAACAGTCAAACCCGCACGGTAACGGTAGAAGCACTCATCGATAATCCCGACGGGCAACTACTATCGGGGCAGTTTTTAGAGATGAAAATTATTACTGCCCGCAAACCTAATGCCATTACCGTCCCTCAAGCTGCGGTGGTAGAGTTTCAAGATCGGTCTTCAGTTTGGGTTGTGGACGGAGATACGGTAACAGCCCAACCCGTAACCTTGGGAATGTCAACGGGAGACAGAGTAGAAATTACCAGTGGTTTGGAGTCGGGACAAGCGGTAGTAACTTCAGGACAGAATCGCTTGGTAGAAAATGCACCAGTAGCGGTCATTAACCAGTCCGAACAATCTGTAGCAGCTAATAAAGCTTCAACTCAGGATATTCAAATTCAGTTAGTCAGCCCCGACAATAACGAGGTAGCAATGGGCGATGCCCAACTAGTAATAGAAGTTAAAGACGGTCGAGGTCAACCTGTTGACGTTAAAGATATAGAGATGAGCGCGTCTATGCCCATGAAGAACATGGCGCCGATGTCTGCTCCTGTAGAAGTCCAGCCAGACGATAAGCCAGGTAGGTTTAAAGCCGATACCTATCTCAGCATGAAAGGAGACTGGACGATTACCGCTCAAGTCAAAGATCCGAAAAATCAAGCCAAACAAGAGTTTACTCTCGACGTACAGTAA
- a CDS encoding FixH family protein codes for MKKLILILLPLSLLAFACSPAQSNSESATTQTKTVQNKQESTATVNLVSPEPQTEIPMGEAEMILEVVDSNGNPVKVESLDVSATMPMEGMEDMMGKVEVTPADEPGRFKATTYFGMQGTWNVVASVQDPQYQAQQEFILEVK; via the coding sequence ATGAAAAAATTAATTTTAATTCTACTTCCTTTAAGTCTTTTAGCTTTTGCCTGTAGCCCCGCTCAAAGCAATAGCGAATCTGCTACTACTCAAACCAAAACAGTGCAGAACAAGCAAGAAAGCACCGCTACTGTAAATTTAGTCAGTCCCGAACCTCAGACAGAGATTCCTATGGGTGAAGCCGAAATGATTCTAGAAGTGGTAGATAGCAATGGTAATCCAGTAAAAGTAGAAAGCTTGGATGTTAGTGCGACTATGCCAATGGAAGGAATGGAAGACATGATGGGTAAGGTAGAAGTTACCCCCGCAGACGAACCAGGACGCTTTAAAGCTACTACTTATTTTGGAATGCAGGGTACTTGGAATGTGGTCGCCAGCGTGCAAGATCCTCAATATCAGGCTCAACAAGAATTTATTTTAGAAGTTAAGTAA